GCAATTCTTCAGGTCTTCGAGGGTCGCATACAGTGCACCAGCGTCGGGAATGGTTGGCGCAACAGCTTCGCACTCGGTGGAGACGGCAGGTACGGTACGCAGACGCGCTTCCAGCCCAGCCATTTCCACGCCGCGGGCTATCTGTCTGGCCATTTCGGCGGTGGCGCCGTGGCGGCTGTAGTACAGCACCAGAATGTAGGGTGCACTCACGGCAGGATCTCCAGCACTTTTTCCGGCGGCCGGCCGATGATCGCTTTGTGGCCAGCGACCAGGATCGGCCGTTCGATCAGGCGCGGATGTTCGAGCATGGCGTCGATCAGTTCGGCTTCACTGAGCGCAGGATTGGCCAGGTCGAGGTTCTTGTACTCCTCTTCGCCTGTACGCAGCAGTTGCCGGGCGGTGAGTCCCAGTTTGTCCAACAGGGCACAGAGTTCGGCGGCGGTGGGGGGTGTTTCCAGGTAGTGCACGATTTCGGGCGTCAGGCCGCGGGCTTCGAGCAGCTCCAGAGCGCTGCGCGATTTGGAGCAGCGAGGGTTGTGATACAGCGTGAGTTCGGTCATTTGTGGTTGCGTCTCGCCGGATGAGGTGGCCATTCTAACCCTCAACGAGGCGCTCGCCGAAATGTGCAGCGCGGGCGATCCGGGCAGGCTTTCGGTCTGCTCCGGGTCTTTTGACGATGAGCACTGTCGAGCCAATGGCTCCAGGCAGCTGTAAAAAGGAGAAGGGATGCATCAGCGCATCGACAATGCCCTCGAGTTCGGTCGCTTCCTGGTTCGGCGCTTTTTGTCCGATCAAGGTCCGCATAGCGCGGCGGCCTTGACCTACACCACCCTGTTCGCCGTGGTGCCGATGATGACCGTCACGTTCGCCATGCTGTCGGCGATTCCCGCTTTCAAAGGTGTTGGCGAGCAGATCCAGTTCTACATATTCAACAACTTCATCCCGTCCACCGGCGCGACCATTCAGGAGTATCTGCTCGCGTTCACCAGCCAGGCGCGGCAGCTCACCTGGTTCGGGGTCGGGTTTCTCATGGCTACCGCATTGATGATGCTGCTGACCATCGAGAAGGCGTTCAATACCATCTGGCGCGTACGACAACCACGACGAGGGGTATCCAGTTTTCTGCTGTACTGGGCGATTCTCAGCCTTGGGCCGCTGCTGCTCGGCGCAGGATTTGCCACCAGTACCTACATCACCTCGCTATCGCTGATTTCGGGGCCGTACGCGCTCATTGGCGTCGGCACGCTGATCAAGGTCATGCCTTTGCTGCTCAGCGTAGCGGCGTTCACCCTGATCTATGCCGCGGTGCCCAATACCCGCGTCCCGTTACGACATGCTCTGGCGGGAGGCATATTCACCGCTGTGTTGTTCGAGGCGGCCAAGCAGCTGTTCGGCCTGTACGTCAGCTATTTCCCGAGCTATCAGCTGATCTATGGTGCTTTCGCGGCGGTCCCGTTGTTTCTGCTATGGGTCTATCTGTCCTGGATGATCGTGCTCTTCGGCGCTGAGCTGGTATGCGGCCTGTCCTCATCGCAGCAATGGCGCCGTCGGCCGCTGCCACGTCTGCTGGTCATGCTGATGCTGTTGCGCAACCTGCACGAGCGTCAGCAGGAGGGGCGGGAGCTGCGCCTGCGCGATCTGCACAGGGCCGGTCTGCGTCTTCCCGAAGATGAGTGGGACGACATACTCGGGTTCTTCGAACAGGAGCAGCTGGTCTGCCGGACGGGCTCCGGGGGCTGGGTGCTTTGTCGGGATCTGAACCACTACAGTCTGGATCAACTGTTGCGCTGCAATCCCTGGCCGCTGTCGGCACGTGTAGCGTTGCCCGAGCAGCTGGACGAACCCTGGTATCCGACGTTGCGCCAGTCATTGGAGCTGCTGCAGCAGGAGCAGGCCAGCCTGTTCGGTGGCAGCCTCGCCGACTGGCTGCAATCAGGTGGTGACAAAAATCGTCAGTAAGGGAGTGTTTGCGTGGAGACGCTGCGCTTAGTGGCAGGTTGTTCGAGCGATCGGATGCGTAAGTACAGGCCGTGGCGGCGCTTTCGAGGCGATGGCACGCTTCTGGCTATGGCTCGGAGTAGTTGAGGGGAAGACCTAATGGACGGCAAGCGCAGCACCATCCTGTATCTGCACCAGAGAGCGCCAGACGCGGCGCTCGAGGCATTGAACCGTCTTACCGGTCTTCGCTTTACGCAATGGCCTGAATCCCTGGTTGTCAGGGACGGGGAATCAACCGACGCCCCGCGCGCCGCATCGGCAAGCGAGCAGTTGGAGCCGAAAAAGGTCAGTGGCTGAATCAGGCCTGGACGGCTTTCATTTCGGCAGCTACGGGCTCGACCGGGTGAGCGAACAGCTCTTCGACGGTGATTGCAGCTACCGTGGCGGCAGGACGCAGGTGAATCTGCAACTCCTCGATCTTGTGTCGGACCGGTAGCCGCGCGACGCCGGACAGCAGGATCTTGCCTGCGCCGTCGGTGCGGCCGTGATCAATGATCGCTTCTCGCTGCTGCTGTCCATCACGGTATTTGGCGACGAGAGACACCATGAGCCCTGCGTGTCCCTGTAGCTGCAACCAGCTGGCGACATTGAATTCAGCGACGCGCCCGTCGTAGGTAGTGAGGGCGATGGCAGCTTGCTCGACGATGCGTGAGGGTACGGTGCCGATCAGTTTGTCGTGGAGTTGGGACATGGCTTCGCTACTGGCATGCGGTGGTGGGTGCGGAATTATAGGCAGCGCTGGTCCGGCAAAACTGTGCACTTGAGCGCCGCCGCGCGTGACCGGACTCGCAGAATGGCGAAAAGCGCGACGGTTACTTGGCGCCGCCATGGCCTGCGTCAGGATCGGGTTGTTCAGAGCGTGCCTTGGCGGCAACCTGGCGGTATCCTCGCGCCGTATACGTTAGGGATAAGCATCATGACCAAACCCATCGCCTCGTTACTGCTCCTGCTGAGCTGCTTGTTCCTGTCTGCCTGCGAAAAGGATTGGGGGCTCGACCAGCACGGGGAGGAAGTGACCGCGGCGCAGTTGCAGGGACAATGGCTGCTGATCAACTACTGGGCCGAATGGTGTGG
This DNA window, taken from Pseudomonas sp. FeN3W, encodes the following:
- the arsC gene encoding arsenate reductase (glutaredoxin) (This arsenate reductase requires both glutathione and glutaredoxin to convert arsenate to arsenite, after which the efflux transporter formed by ArsA and ArsB can extrude the arsenite from the cell, providing resistance.) — translated: MTELTLYHNPRCSKSRSALELLEARGLTPEIVHYLETPPTAAELCALLDKLGLTARQLLRTGEEEYKNLDLANPALSEAELIDAMLEHPRLIERPILVAGHKAIIGRPPEKVLEILP
- a CDS encoding virulence factor BrkB family protein; the protein is MHQRIDNALEFGRFLVRRFLSDQGPHSAAALTYTTLFAVVPMMTVTFAMLSAIPAFKGVGEQIQFYIFNNFIPSTGATIQEYLLAFTSQARQLTWFGVGFLMATALMMLLTIEKAFNTIWRVRQPRRGVSSFLLYWAILSLGPLLLGAGFATSTYITSLSLISGPYALIGVGTLIKVMPLLLSVAAFTLIYAAVPNTRVPLRHALAGGIFTAVLFEAAKQLFGLYVSYFPSYQLIYGAFAAVPLFLLWVYLSWMIVLFGAELVCGLSSSQQWRRRPLPRLLVMLMLLRNLHERQQEGRELRLRDLHRAGLRLPEDEWDDILGFFEQEQLVCRTGSGGWVLCRDLNHYSLDQLLRCNPWPLSARVALPEQLDEPWYPTLRQSLELLQQEQASLFGGSLADWLQSGGDKNRQ